The Pseudobacteroides sp. genomic interval GCAAGAGAGTAATAGGAGGTTATTATGATTTTTGTTGCAGTTTTAGGCTATGGAGTAGTTGGATCAGGCGTTGTGGAAGTTATTAAGAAAAACAGGCTCAGTATAAGTCAAAGAGCTGGTGAAGAAATATGCGTAAAAAAGATTTTAGATATACGTGATTTTGCTGATAGCCCCGATAGGGAGCTGCTTACCAAGAATTCCGATGATGTTTTTAATGACGATTCAATTAAGGTTGTAGTAGAGACAATTGGCGGTGTCGGTATTGCATATAAATTTACCAAGATGGCTTTATCCAAGGGTAAGCATGTAATAACCTCAAATAAGGAGTTGGTTGCTACTCATGGGCCTGAGCTTCTTAAAATGGCTGCCGATAACAATGTACATTATCATTTTGAGGCTAGCGTCGGTGGTGGTATACCCATTATAAGACCTCTCAATAATTGTCTGGCTGCCAATGAAATAAACGGAATTACAGGTATTTTAAACGGTACAACCAATTATATTCTTACCCAGATGAACAGGCACGGCAAGGATTTTGATTCTGCATTAAAGGAAGCTCAAGCCAATGGGTATGCTGAAGCAGACCCTACAGCTGATATTGAGGGACATGATGCATGCAGAAAGATAGCAATATTATCTTCTATTGCTTATAATGAATATGTAGATTATAGGAAAATTGTAACAGAAGGAATAACAAAGCTTACACTTGCAGATATGCACTATGCAGAAATGTGCGGATCGGTCATCAAGCTGGTTGGCAGAAGTGTTAAGGCAGACGGGAAAATATATGCATCAGTAGGTCCTGCACTCATTAATAAGAGTCACCCTCTTGCAAATGTGGAAGATGTATTTAATGCAATTGTTGTAAGGGGAGATGCCATAGGAGATGCAATGTTTTATGGCCGGGGGGCAGGAAAGCTGCCTACCGCTAGTGCTGTTGTCGCAGATGTTATTGATGTTGTGAAACACAGCGAAAACAGCGGCAAAAATGTTTGGACTATAAATACCGAAGAAAACATGATGGATCCAGATGTAATGGAGACACGTTTTTATATAAGACTAAAGGTAAATAATAGAGATGGGGCGGAGGAGCTTGTTAAAAGTACATTCCGCTCGGTTGAGTGGATACCTTCTGAAATAAAGGCAGCAAAAGAAGAGCTTGTTTTCATTTCTGAAAAAGAAGCTGAGGGAATGCTAAAGAAAAAAGTTAAGGAATTAATAGGCAACCCTTACATAAATGAAGTTGCAGGTATTATAAGGGTATTAGAAGATTAGGAACTAGGAGGAAAAGAAATGAAAGTATGTAAATTTGGAGGGACTTCCCTCGCATCAGCTGAACAGATAATAAAGGTTTGCGATATTATAACATCTGACCCTGAAAGAAGGCTTGCAGTTGTTTCTGCACCAGGTAAGAGAACCAAGGAGGATATAAAGGTTACAGATTTACTTATCAGTTGTGCCGATAAATATATTAAGACTGGTGAGGCAGTAGAAGAGATGAATGCTGTTATTAAGCGGTTTGATGATATTGCTAAAGACTTAGGGCTGGACAGCAACATAACTGATATTATTGCAGAAGATATGAAAAAACGCTTATCAGGCCCTGTAACTCATGAAGGAATGTTTATGGATCTTTTAAAGGCTGCTGGGGAAGACAATTCTGCAAAAATAGTTGCTGCTTACTTAAAGAGCAAAGGACATGAAGCACAATATGTAAATCCAAAGGATGCAGGCTTATTCTTAAGCGATGAGTTTGGCAATGCCAGGGTACTTCCGGAGTCTTTCGATAATCTCAAGGCATTGAACAATTATAAAGGAATCATAATTTTTCCAGGATTTTTCGGCTACTCAAAAGCAGGGGAAGTGGTGACTTTCCCAAGGGGCGGTTCCGACATAACGGGATCGATTTTAGCAGCTGCGGTTTGTGCTGATGTTTATGAAAACTTTACTGATGTTGATTCAGTTTTCGCAGCAAATCCCAATATAGTACCTGATGCAAAAGCAATAAGCGTGTTTACTTATAGAGAAATGAGGGAATTATCCTATGCAGGATTTTCCGTGCTTCATGAAGAAACCCTTGAGCCGGTTTATAGAAAAGGAATTCCTGTATGTATAAAGAATACAAATAATCCCGAAGCTCCCGGCACAATGATAGTTAAGGAGAGAAGCCAAAACGGTGACATTGTTGCGGGTATAGCAGGAGATGTAGGATTTAGCACCTTATATATCAGTAAATATATGATGAACAGGGAAGTGGGATTTGGCCGAAAGGTTCTTCAAATACTTGAAGAGCAAGGTTTGTCATATGAGCATGTTCCTTCGGGAATTGACAACATGTCAGTTGTAGTAAGGACAAAGCAGTTAACTGATGAGAAAGAAAAGCTGGTTATTAAAAGAATAAAGGATGAGCTGGCTGTTGATGATATCGAAATAGTACCTAACCTGGCACTGGTTATGGTTGTTGGTGAGGGAATGAGACATACCGTTGGATTGGCGGCAAGAGCAACAAACGCTTTGGCTGCAGTTGGAGTTAACGTGGAAATGATAAACCAGGGCTCATCCGAGGTAAGTATGATGTTCGGCGTCAGGTCTAGTGAATGTGAAACAGCTATAAAGGTTTTGTATAGAGAGTTTTTTAATGTCTAGATAATTATTGGTGTAGGCATATCACAAATATTTAACCCCCTTCACAATTTGTTTTGTATAAGGGGGTTAAATATTTGTCACGATAACATCAAAGCTGCAAATCTCCTGGCGATTTTTTCATAATAAAAAGCTCGATTTTAATCGAGCTTTTGCTTTATCCTAGAATCTTTTTTATTATCTGATTTATGATTTTTCCATCAGCTCTACCCTTAACATTTGGCATTACAGCTTGCATTACCTTGCCAATATCCTTCATTGATGAAGCACCTGTATCTTGGATTGCCTGCTTGACAATGTTCTCAAGTTCTTCTTCAGAAAGCTGTTCTGGTAGATATTGCATCAAAACATCTATTTCAGTTTTAAGATTATCGATAAGATCCTGTCTGCCGCTTTTTTCGAATTCAGAAAGCGAATCTCTTCTCTTTTTGACTTCTTTGCCAATAACATCAATTATACTATCATCATCAAGGATTACTTTGCTGTCTTTTTCCACTTGAAGGATTGCTGATCTCACCATTTGGATAGCATTTTTCCTAAGAGTGTCCTTTTCCCTCATGG includes:
- a CDS encoding homoserine dehydrogenase, which gives rise to MIFVAVLGYGVVGSGVVEVIKKNRLSISQRAGEEICVKKILDIRDFADSPDRELLTKNSDDVFNDDSIKVVVETIGGVGIAYKFTKMALSKGKHVITSNKELVATHGPELLKMAADNNVHYHFEASVGGGIPIIRPLNNCLAANEINGITGILNGTTNYILTQMNRHGKDFDSALKEAQANGYAEADPTADIEGHDACRKIAILSSIAYNEYVDYRKIVTEGITKLTLADMHYAEMCGSVIKLVGRSVKADGKIYASVGPALINKSHPLANVEDVFNAIVVRGDAIGDAMFYGRGAGKLPTASAVVADVIDVVKHSENSGKNVWTINTEENMMDPDVMETRFYIRLKVNNRDGAEELVKSTFRSVEWIPSEIKAAKEELVFISEKEAEGMLKKKVKELIGNPYINEVAGIIRVLED
- a CDS encoding aspartate kinase; protein product: MKVCKFGGTSLASAEQIIKVCDIITSDPERRLAVVSAPGKRTKEDIKVTDLLISCADKYIKTGEAVEEMNAVIKRFDDIAKDLGLDSNITDIIAEDMKKRLSGPVTHEGMFMDLLKAAGEDNSAKIVAAYLKSKGHEAQYVNPKDAGLFLSDEFGNARVLPESFDNLKALNNYKGIIIFPGFFGYSKAGEVVTFPRGGSDITGSILAAAVCADVYENFTDVDSVFAANPNIVPDAKAISVFTYREMRELSYAGFSVLHEETLEPVYRKGIPVCIKNTNNPEAPGTMIVKERSQNGDIVAGIAGDVGFSTLYISKYMMNREVGFGRKVLQILEEQGLSYEHVPSGIDNMSVVVRTKQLTDEKEKLVIKRIKDELAVDDIEIVPNLALVMVVGEGMRHTVGLAARATNALAAVGVNVEMINQGSSEVSMMFGVRSSECETAIKVLYREFFNV
- a CDS encoding GatB/YqeY domain-containing protein; protein product: MSLKEKLLEDMKIAMREKDTLRKNAIQMVRSAILQVEKDSKVILDDDSIIDVIGKEVKKRRDSLSEFEKSGRQDLIDNLKTEIDVLMQYLPEQLSEEELENIVKQAIQDTGASSMKDIGKVMQAVMPNVKGRADGKIINQIIKKILG